GACACGGTTGGGCTGGGGTGACACAAGTCTTATGGAATTGTACGGTCAAAAGTGCTGCAGTACAACAGCCCTGGGCTTCTGGGCAAAATTTTGCCATAGGCGTAAAGGGAGAAAAAGTAGCTGGAAGATTGAAAAATAGAAACGCTGGTTATTGGGAAAATCAAAACCGGATAATTTCGATCGGCTCGCTTTATGAGCAACAATTAAAAGATCGATTAAAGTGATTCTTGTTCGTGTTTATTCAATGGAATGATTATTTTTATCATCCATTTCAATTATATACCTTATGATGCCACTACGTGTTTTTGTGCGCTGTTTTTGCTGTGCCTTAGCGTTAATTTCTGTTTTGCATGCGCAGGAAAAAAACTATCGTTTTTTACACTTGGATGTCAATGAAGGTTTGTCTCAGGGCAGCGTTTTCGCTATTGCTCAAGATTATTTGGGTTTTATGTGGATCGGTACCCGTGATGGCTTAAATAAGTACGACGCCAGAAAGTTTACGATTTACCGCAGCAATCCGCAAGATAGCCTTTCCTTAGAGCACAACTTTATTCAAGCGATTACGGAAGATAACAAAAGGCGGCTTTGGATAGGGACAATGACAGGACTGAATTTATACAATCGTGCGTCAGACAATTTCATCCGTATACCCTTACCTACCGTGGAGAGTAGCAGTGGAAAAATGGATGTCAACGTTCATCAGATTTTTCAGGATTCCAACGGCAAGATTTGGATTGCGACAAATATAGGCTTGTATAAGATTAAAGAGGGCCGGCATCTCGAAGCGGAATTGGTCTTCAATGAGATTACCGTTGAAAGAAGCCAGGGAAAAGAATACTATCGTAATTTTCGAACCGTGTATGAGGATCGCAGAAAGCGATTGTGGTTTTGTACTGATGATGCCATTGTACTCATGCAGGCCGCATCGAAAGATGGAAATAGCTTAAAGGTTCTACGAACTTACTTCAAAGAGAAATCAGTAGATAATAAAGTTAATCAACGGTTTCAGGCCGTATTGGAGGTTAGTCCAGGTATATTCTGGGTAGGCACGAAATATAATGGGATTCGGATTATCAATGAGCATACAGGCGAAATATCCTCGTTAACTGAAGCGGGCAATCATACAGGTTTGGCCAGTCAAGATGTACGGTCCTTAAAAAAAACAGTTGATGGAAAGATTTGGATCGGAACATTCAATGGCCTATATGTTTATCAAAATGGAAAACTGCTTTTTATTCAGGCAGACGATGGAAATCCCAATAGCTTAAGCAATAATTCCATTCGTCCTATATTTCAAGATAAGAGGGGATCTATTTGGATCGGAACCTATTTTGGAGGGGTCAATATCTATGACAAGGATATTCCCAATTTTCAGAATTTTACCCATCAAGCTAAACGCAATAGCTTAAGTTACAATGTGGTGAGCGCTTTTGTTGAAAATGGAATGGGAGAACTTGTAATTGGAACTGAGGGTGGAGGATTGAATTATTTTAATCGGCGTACGAATTCGTTTTTTAGTGAACGTCACGATAAAAATAACCTGAATGGCCTAAGTCATAACAATGTGAAGTCCATCTGTCTAGATAAGGGAGGGAACTTATGGGTAGGTACCTATGACGGTGGATTGAATTTAAGACGAAAGGGGCAACAAGGCTATGAACATTTTCGTTTCGATCCCAATGTAAGTAATGGCCTGGCAAACAATAATGTCTATGCAATCTTAGAGGATCGCAATGGCGATATTTGGATTGGCACGTTCGGTGGCGGACTACAGGTGCTTCGTAAAAACCAGAAAGTGGGATCTTTCCAGACATTTGATGTTGCAGGAAAGCAATTGAGCTCCAATATGGTGCGTGCTTTGCTAGAGGATTCAAAAGGTAATCTATGGATCGGTACTTCCAATGGGTTAAATCTAAAACTAGCCGGTACCGATAAATTTGTTTCCTTTCTAAATGACAAGAAAGATTCTCTTTCAATTAGCGGAAATGATATTGTGAGTATCCATGAAGATCGAAAAGGACAGATTTGGATCGGTACCTATATGGGCGGGCTCAATCGCTATCTTCCGGAGAAGAAAGCATTCAAAAGGTTCAATGAACGAAATGGATTGCCGATCAACAATGTTTTTGCGATGCTGAGCGATCTGAAAAACAAATTGTGGTTGAGTACAAATACAGGGATTTCTTGTTTCGACCCCCTATCGGGTCATGTACGCACCTATACGAAGACCGATGGTCTTCCTGGCAACGAATATATTCAAAATGCAGCAGCAATGTTGCGGGACGGAAAACTTGCCTTTGGAAGTTTCTCCGGCTTCACCCTATTTAATCCGGATAGTTTAAGTGTCAATAATTATATTCCCCCCATTCAGTTTACAGAGCTGAAATTATTCAATAAAACAGTTCTCCCAGGTATTGATGCTGTTATTCCCAAAGATATATCCATGATGGATGAATTGATACTTGATCACAATCAAAATGTTTTTAGTCTCGAATTCAGTGTGTTGAATTATGTCCATCCGGAGAAAAATCAATACGCGTATTATCTGAAAGGTTTTGATCAAGACTGGAATTATGTGAGCAATCCCGTGGCTACGTATACCAATTTAGACCCTGGTACCTACGAGCTTTGGGTAAAGGGGGCCAACAACGATGGGGTATGGAACGAAAAGGCAACGGTTTTGAAGATTAAAGTGCTGCCAGCACCCTGGAAGACATGGTGGGCCTATAGCGGCTATTTTCTTCTCTTTGCTGCGGCCGGTTTTTTGGTTATCCGATTTTTCCACGGCCGGAATAAATTGAAACAGGACCTTTTGATTCGGCAAATAGATTCGGAAAAACAGGAGGAGCTCCATGAAGCAAAACTGAATTTCTTTACCAATATCTCCCATGAATTCCGTACGCCATTGTCATTAATTATCGGCCCCTTAAATCAATTAAAAGGCGATCGATCGCTTTCAGCATATGCACAGGAGCACCTTGGTTATGCGACGAGAAATGCCGATCGGTTGATGAATCTGGTTAATCAGCTGCTTGATTTCAGAAAACATGAAGGCGGAAAGATGAAATTGTTTTGCCAAAAGGTTCATCTTGCTACGTATTTGGAAAACATTCGCCAGAATTTTCACTTTATTGCCGAAAAAAATAATATTCAGTTTTTTCTGGATAATAAGGTAAGTCTTAATTACGTTGCAGGTTTCGATCCGGAACAATTTGAAAAAGTCCTTGTCAATTTAATTTATAATGCGTTTAAATTTACGGATAAGGGGGGTAAAATAAAGATACAGGTTGAGCTAGAAGTGGAAGGTGAGTTGGAGAAATTGCTTGTTTCCGTTTGGGATTCCGGGCGTGGAATCCCACCAAAAGATATTCCTTTTGTATTTGAACAATTTTATCAGGCCAATACAAAAGGCTTGTCGGCTACCAACGGTGGAATAGGTTTGGCACTTTGCCGCTCCATTGTCCAGTTGCACGGCGGGAAACTCACTGTTGAAAGCAATATGGCACAGGAAACGACAGACTACAATACGGTATTTCGGATCAGCCTGCCCCAGAGCGCTGTCGTCATCGAAGAGCTACCGGTCTTAACGGATACTCCAGGGATGATATGCGCTGACCCAGCAGATGCCGATATGCCCTATGTGGATATTACAAAAACAGCAATTGAGCGTCCTGCGGCGGAGGAAGATAAACCCATCATACTTGTTGCCGAGGACAATGTGGAGCTACGTTGTTTTCTATGTGAAAATTTACGAAAAAAATATATTGTTTTGGAAGCCAACGATGGTATTGAGGCCTTGGAATTGGTGCAAACAAAACAGCCCGATATTATCATTTCGGATGTAACGATGCCCAACTGTGACGGAATCACACTTTTGCAGCAGATTAAAAATGATAGCAGTTCAAATCATATTCCGGTGATTCTTTTGACAGCCCGCACAGCTGATCCTTATATCACAGAGGCATTTGAAATCGGTACAGATGATTACATTACCAAGCCCTTCAGTATGCCGCACCTCATTCAGAAAATTTCTAACATCTTACAGACGCGGAAAAGGTTGGAGGAAAAATTTGTACAGCATTATCTTCTTGGAGCGCAGGGAACAGATCTGCCCGAAAGAACTCGTTTCTTGGATCAGGTATTGAAGATTGTTGAAGAAAATCTGGGCTGCGAAGATTTTGGCGTGCTTGATCTTACAAAAGCCATCGGTGTGAGCCGCTCTGTTTTGTACCGCAAGATTAAGCAGCAAACGGGACTGAATCTGGTTGAATTTATTAATATGGTCCGTCTCAAGAAAGCAGCCTATATTTTGGTGAACGATACAGGTTTGAGTATCAGCGAGGTGGCTTATCAGGTCGGGTTCAATGATCCAAAGTATTTTAGCAAATCATTTAAGAAATTCTATAAGGAGAGTCCACGTACCTATGTTGAAAAATTCGGTGTAAAGGAAAGTAGTAATTTAGAAAAATAAGCAAGGGTTTTCGTGATTTGGTCAGCAGCAGCGAGGACAGCAGACTGAATTTTTTTTCGGTCAAAAAAAAAGGTTTTCAAACGGGGAGAATGAAAACCTTCAATAACCAATTATAAACCTAAATTATGATGCAACAAATATAGTTGTTTTTAATACTATTTTAAAAATAATTCAACTTTTAAGTATAGTTTTGTAGCTGTCCAGCTACAGGTTAATGTTGCCCTGTCGCTGGAAGAACCTGCCCATAGCTTATACGCTTTTGACCAACTTATGAATAACGTATAAAGTAGTCAATCCCAACAGTGCAAATATGCCATAACCTAATCCAATCTGAAACTGCGAAGAAGGGTTTACCAAGCTTACCGTGATGTAACTGAGTGAAGAGGTCAGCAGGTAGGTAATTCCGCCAACCAATCCGCCGGCGATACCTGCCGACAATGGAAACCTCCCTAAACAGTAGCTGAAATAATTGTTAAAAATAAACCCTGCTGTACAATGTACAGCAAATGCGAAAAATGTCAATGTATAGAGATTTGACAGGTAAGGTGAAACCAAGAGCATACCTACAATCAGGCTGATCTGAATGAAGTTGGCGATTCTCAACTTCGGAACCAAGGCTCTTTTAATAAGGGCTTTACCAATAAAACCACCACACATCCAAGCTAAGCCCATAATTAGCGAGGTATAACCGGTTGTGATTGCGCTATAGCCCAGCTGGTGTTCAATAAAAAAGGGACCACTGAGGTTGTAGAACATGACAAGACCGTAGGATATACCGCACATGACTATACCGAAGGTAAAATCATTGCTTTTAAGCATCATTTTAAATTCGCCAATCAGGTAGTTGATATGGAGAGGTTTCTTCTGTTTGATTGTTTCGCCAGAAAAGATCAGTTCAAGGATGAAAAGTACAGCACTGTAAACGGCCAGAACTATAAAGTTAGAACGCCAACCAAATTGTGTCTGAAGGTAGCCGCCAATAAAAGGAGCGACAATCGGACCGATCGACCAGACGATGGTCATAATGCTGAGGTAGTGCTTGCGCTGTTCACCTTCGTAGACATCCACAAAATAGGCTCTTTTTGAGATGACCACAAATGCCGATAAGATGCCCTGTAGGATACGCATCAGGTAAATAACCCAAATATCTTGCGTGCTTGCTGTAATCCAGAAACTGACAATGAAAAGGAAAAGTGATATCAGGTTGATGCGATATCTTCCCCAAGCGTCAACCAATGCTCCTGTAAAGAACTGAGCAACACCATAGCTGATTAGAAAAAGCGAAAGTGTTAGCTGGATTTTGCTTTCATTCAAGCCAAGCTCCTGGGCCATTTGTGGCATCGACGGAAGATAAATATCGGTGGCAAGTCCCGTAATCGGAACAAGTGCAAATGCTAGTATCGTCGGGATAAAAGATTGCTGTGGTTTAGTGTTTTTTTCCATCCTGTAATTTTTTAAATTTCGCGTCTCTATGGACGTTCATGCAGCCAGCCACTTTTTTCTCTTTGACCTGCTAAATATGATGTGGACAAAAGTAGCTCCATTGCCTGTTTCAAAAGATATAGAATTCAAACAAATTATTGTGAAAATCAAACAGGCCTGTTGCGAAAAGCTAAAGGCGGTATGCCCGCATGTTTTTTGAAATAATTACTGAAGTTTGCGGGTTCCTCAAAACCCAGGGCATAAGCGATTTCATTGATATTCCAGCTGCTATGTTGGAGGAGGGCTTTTGCTTCCTGTGTGATGCGTAGCGCGATGAGTTCTTGTGTGGTTTTTCCTGTATTTTGTTTCAAAGCCCTGTTTAGCGAATTGACATGGATGTTGAGCTGCTGTGCATAATCCGTTGCATTTTTAAAACGAAGCAAATTTTCGGTGTCAATCGGAAATTGGCGTTCCAGTAGCTCTAAGAAAAGATGGGAAATGCGCTGATTGGCGTTTTGGTAAGGTGATATTCCCTCATTTGGCGCTAGTTTTAATGTTTCTAAAACGAGTAACTGCAACTGATTCCGGATAATTTCATATTTGAACGAAAAATCAGATAGCAGTTCCACATTGATGCGCTGAAAAATGTGATCGAAAAGATCGACCTGTTCGTCCGTTAAGAAATAGACGGGGCTACCACTCGGATTGAAAAAATGGCTTTCGAGGATGTTGTGGTTGTAATGTTTGTCCTCCTGAATGAATTTTTGCGTAAAAAGACAGAACCATCCTTTTTGATCGGGATTGTCTGTTTCCCAAGAGTAGGGAACAAGCGGACTTGAAAATACAAGCGCTGGACGGTCAATAGGGATCCATTGATCGCCATAATGCAGTTGACCCACGCCGATCATAAGGGATATTTTGAAATAATCTTTTCTATTGTACGGTGATTTTAAGGGGCAATGCTCACGAGAAAATACGTTAAAATGAGAAATTTGTTCTGGCGAGGAGCCTATTGGGTAATTGGATTCTCGAAATACCCGTTGATAGAAATCAATTATATTTTCAGAAGTTGTCATGACGCAAAGTTATAAAAATCAAACCTTTTGTTCTGCGCGAGATTCCTCCCGGTCAGTCATTGATTGGTAAAATATGAACTGGAGCAAAAAGGAAGGTCCCATCACCTCGTTAGCTATGGCTAGCCCGGGTGATGAGACCTTTGAGAGGGAACCGATTATTATAAAAGGAAGCGACTATTGGGATCTAGATTTAAGAAACTCCTTGACAAATTCATCGTCGTTTAAGTCAGGGTAGTCTTTATATACACGATCAATTTCTTCTTGCTGTCCGATGGAAAGATTTTCGTCGGGGTTCAGACACCAGATACCTTTCATCAAACCTTGTCTACGGAGCGCCTCATGTAAGCCTGGTATACAGCCATGGAATGCATTTGCTGGGTCAAAAAATGCGGCATTACTGTCTGTGACAGCAATTGCTTTGCTTAGGAGATGGCTCGCATGGAGGTTATTGGGGTTCTGTTTGTATGATTTTATTTCCCGAAGGAGCTCAACGGCCTTTGCCGTCCAAACGGCCCAATGACCTAGTAAGCCACCTTTAAATTCTATGGAGACGTTTTCTCCAGCTACAGGGAAATTATACACGCTCATCAGATCGTTGACAATATTGTCATCATTGCCCGTGTACATGGCAATTTGATCTCGCCGGCTGGAGTTGGCTATAGCACGCATAACGTCTAATGTCTGGTAGCGGTTGAAGGAGGCGCACTTGATGGCGACGACGTTGTCGATTTCGGCAAACTGCTGCCAAAAGGAATAAGAGAAAATACGGCCACCAACGGCAGGTTGAAGATAGAAACCAAAAACAGGAATAATAGCTGCTATTGCTCTGACTCGATCTAATATTGCATTTTCAGTCCAGCTTTGGAGTCCGCCCATACTCAAAAGTCCGATATCATAACCGTATTGAAGTGCCGTGTTTGCCTCCTGTACCGCTTGTTCTGTGGCGCCGCAGATGCCCGCAATTTTGATAAATGGTCGTTGGAGCTCAGCTTTATCGACTTCTTCGCTAGCCCATCTCAATACGGTTTCAAAAAGATTGATCTCAGGGTCCCGGATTTCAAACTGGGTTGAATGTACAGCGACAGCGATTCCGCCCGCTCCACTGGCTATGTAATACTGGGTCAGGAGTCGTTGATGTGCTTCGTCAATGCTGCGGTCCTCATTGAGGGCGAGGGGGTGCGCCGGAATAACCGTCCCTTCCCAAAGCAACTGTTGTAATTTGTTGTCTAAAGTTTTCATTAGAATTTTCCTTTTCGTTCTTGAAAGTGCGTGTCTTTGTTCCATAGTTCGCCACCTTGGATCAACCATTTGGCTGTAATGTCTATCGCTTCCCGTATGGTTGTCTTCGGGTAGCCAAATAAACGATGGCATTCGGAAGCGTTGTTTAGTAAAGCAGTTCCGGCGGGCTCATTCACAAAGATGGGCCTAGTGTTGAAATGCTCAGCAAAGCGCTCTGCGATCCATCGTGTAGAAAGAATTTCAGGCCCCGTGACATTCAGTATTTTGGCCGGAGACTGACAGTGCAATAATGATCTTAAGGCAATTTCGTTGGCATCTCCCTGCCAGATGACATTGACGTTTTCGGTTGTCAAATCTATTGGGAGCTGCCCTTTGACCGATTTGGCAATTTCTACGAGGACACCGTAGCGAAAATCCACCGCATAATTCAATCGGTAGATCAGGGTAGGTGTACCATTTTTCTTCGAAAAATACTCGAATATGCGCTCTCTACCCAAACAGGATTGCGCGTATTCACCGACAGGCTCGGGCGTTCTTTCCTCGGAAACGCCGCCATTGCTTATCGGCACAAAGGGCAGTACGTTACCCGAAGAAAAAGCAACAATGTTGGAGTCTCGAAAATGAGAAGCTACCATTCCGGGAAGATAGGTGTTCATTGCCCAGGTGAAATCTTCATTTCCTGTGGTGCCGAACTTATGTCCTGCGAGGTAAATGACATTCGGAACCTGCGGAATCTTTTTGAGTTCTTCCTCATTCAGCAGGTCGCAGGCGATGGTCTCTATGCCTAGATCTTCCAGTTCCTGTTGGAGTTCCTTGGTTGAAAAACGCGAAACACCAATGACCTTTTTGTCTATTCCTGCAGCTTGAATAGCCCTCATGGCTAGTTTTGCCATGCTTGGCCCCATTTTTCCGCCAATACCTAGGAAAAGAATATCACCTTGTATCTTTTTTATATCTTCAATTAGATCTAATGATGGTGCAAGTATTTGCTGTTCCAATTCCGCTAAATTGTTATGGTCCATGTCTGAATTATTTGATTAAATTATAGAAATTACTAAAAGCAAGAAAAACGAGTAAGAGAAGTCCGAGGATTCCCCATAACCTTGTTAGTGGGCTGTTTCTGAGCGCACCCATAATTTCTTTGTCGTTTGCGATCAGAAAGAGGATAATGCCAATAAAGGGAACAAGAAAAATGGTGATGCTTTGGGCAAAAACAATAAGCTCCAAGGGGAGATTTCCGAAGATCAGTGCGATGGCAGATCCAAAAATCATGACCAAAGAAATAAAGAGTTTCACTTTGGGGTGATTGAGATTGTTGCCGAAGCCAAAGGTATCGCCCAGTAATGAACCGCCTAATACAGCATTGCCGATCAAGGAAGAAAAGGAGGCGCCGAAAAGACCGATAAAAAAGAGGTGTGAGGCGTAGCTTCCCAAAAGCGGTTCCAATGCACGGCCCATCTCAGCGGCAGAACTCAATTTGATGCCTTGCGGATGAAGGGTATTTGCAGCGCAGACCATCACGGCAGCACTCATGATCCCGAGTATAATG
The Sphingobacterium multivorum genome window above contains:
- a CDS encoding helix-turn-helix domain-containing protein; this translates as MTTSENIIDFYQRVFRESNYPIGSSPEQISHFNVFSREHCPLKSPYNRKDYFKISLMIGVGQLHYGDQWIPIDRPALVFSSPLVPYSWETDNPDQKGWFCLFTQKFIQEDKHYNHNILESHFFNPSGSPVYFLTDEQVDLFDHIFQRINVELLSDFSFKYEIIRNQLQLLVLETLKLAPNEGISPYQNANQRISHLFLELLERQFPIDTENLLRFKNATDYAQQLNIHVNSLNRALKQNTGKTTQELIALRITQEAKALLQHSSWNINEIAYALGFEEPANFSNYFKKHAGIPPLAFRNRPV
- a CDS encoding NAD-dependent epimerase/dehydratase family protein; translated protein: MDHNNLAELEQQILAPSLDLIEDIKKIQGDILFLGIGGKMGPSMAKLAMRAIQAAGIDKKVIGVSRFSTKELQQELEDLGIETIACDLLNEEELKKIPQVPNVIYLAGHKFGTTGNEDFTWAMNTYLPGMVASHFRDSNIVAFSSGNVLPFVPISNGGVSEERTPEPVGEYAQSCLGRERIFEYFSKKNGTPTLIYRLNYAVDFRYGVLVEIAKSVKGQLPIDLTTENVNVIWQGDANEIALRSLLHCQSPAKILNVTGPEILSTRWIAERFAEHFNTRPIFVNEPAGTALLNNASECHRLFGYPKTTIREAIDITAKWLIQGGELWNKDTHFQERKGKF
- a CDS encoding dihydrodipicolinate synthase family protein, producing MKTLDNKLQQLLWEGTVIPAHPLALNEDRSIDEAHQRLLTQYYIASGAGGIAVAVHSTQFEIRDPEINLFETVLRWASEEVDKAELQRPFIKIAGICGATEQAVQEANTALQYGYDIGLLSMGGLQSWTENAILDRVRAIAAIIPVFGFYLQPAVGGRIFSYSFWQQFAEIDNVVAIKCASFNRYQTLDVMRAIANSSRRDQIAMYTGNDDNIVNDLMSVYNFPVAGENVSIEFKGGLLGHWAVWTAKAVELLREIKSYKQNPNNLHASHLLSKAIAVTDSNAAFFDPANAFHGCIPGLHEALRRQGLMKGIWCLNPDENLSIGQQEEIDRVYKDYPDLNDDEFVKEFLKSRSQ
- a CDS encoding hybrid sensor histidine kinase/response regulator transcription factor, which translates into the protein MMPLRVFVRCFCCALALISVLHAQEKNYRFLHLDVNEGLSQGSVFAIAQDYLGFMWIGTRDGLNKYDARKFTIYRSNPQDSLSLEHNFIQAITEDNKRRLWIGTMTGLNLYNRASDNFIRIPLPTVESSSGKMDVNVHQIFQDSNGKIWIATNIGLYKIKEGRHLEAELVFNEITVERSQGKEYYRNFRTVYEDRRKRLWFCTDDAIVLMQAASKDGNSLKVLRTYFKEKSVDNKVNQRFQAVLEVSPGIFWVGTKYNGIRIINEHTGEISSLTEAGNHTGLASQDVRSLKKTVDGKIWIGTFNGLYVYQNGKLLFIQADDGNPNSLSNNSIRPIFQDKRGSIWIGTYFGGVNIYDKDIPNFQNFTHQAKRNSLSYNVVSAFVENGMGELVIGTEGGGLNYFNRRTNSFFSERHDKNNLNGLSHNNVKSICLDKGGNLWVGTYDGGLNLRRKGQQGYEHFRFDPNVSNGLANNNVYAILEDRNGDIWIGTFGGGLQVLRKNQKVGSFQTFDVAGKQLSSNMVRALLEDSKGNLWIGTSNGLNLKLAGTDKFVSFLNDKKDSLSISGNDIVSIHEDRKGQIWIGTYMGGLNRYLPEKKAFKRFNERNGLPINNVFAMLSDLKNKLWLSTNTGISCFDPLSGHVRTYTKTDGLPGNEYIQNAAAMLRDGKLAFGSFSGFTLFNPDSLSVNNYIPPIQFTELKLFNKTVLPGIDAVIPKDISMMDELILDHNQNVFSLEFSVLNYVHPEKNQYAYYLKGFDQDWNYVSNPVATYTNLDPGTYELWVKGANNDGVWNEKATVLKIKVLPAPWKTWWAYSGYFLLFAAAGFLVIRFFHGRNKLKQDLLIRQIDSEKQEELHEAKLNFFTNISHEFRTPLSLIIGPLNQLKGDRSLSAYAQEHLGYATRNADRLMNLVNQLLDFRKHEGGKMKLFCQKVHLATYLENIRQNFHFIAEKNNIQFFLDNKVSLNYVAGFDPEQFEKVLVNLIYNAFKFTDKGGKIKIQVELEVEGELEKLLVSVWDSGRGIPPKDIPFVFEQFYQANTKGLSATNGGIGLALCRSIVQLHGGKLTVESNMAQETTDYNTVFRISLPQSAVVIEELPVLTDTPGMICADPADADMPYVDITKTAIERPAAEEDKPIILVAEDNVELRCFLCENLRKKYIVLEANDGIEALELVQTKQPDIIISDVTMPNCDGITLLQQIKNDSSSNHIPVILLTARTADPYITEAFEIGTDDYITKPFSMPHLIQKISNILQTRKRLEEKFVQHYLLGAQGTDLPERTRFLDQVLKIVEENLGCEDFGVLDLTKAIGVSRSVLYRKIKQQTGLNLVEFINMVRLKKAAYILVNDTGLSISEVAYQVGFNDPKYFSKSFKKFYKESPRTYVEKFGVKESSNLEK
- a CDS encoding MFS transporter — translated: MEKNTKPQQSFIPTILAFALVPITGLATDIYLPSMPQMAQELGLNESKIQLTLSLFLISYGVAQFFTGALVDAWGRYRINLISLFLFIVSFWITASTQDIWVIYLMRILQGILSAFVVISKRAYFVDVYEGEQRKHYLSIMTIVWSIGPIVAPFIGGYLQTQFGWRSNFIVLAVYSAVLFILELIFSGETIKQKKPLHINYLIGEFKMMLKSNDFTFGIVMCGISYGLVMFYNLSGPFFIEHQLGYSAITTGYTSLIMGLAWMCGGFIGKALIKRALVPKLRIANFIQISLIVGMLLVSPYLSNLYTLTFFAFAVHCTAGFIFNNYFSYCLGRFPLSAGIAGGLVGGITYLLTSSLSYITVSLVNPSSQFQIGLGYGIFALLGLTTLYVIHKLVKSV